One genomic segment of Pyruvatibacter mobilis includes these proteins:
- the purM gene encoding phosphoribosylformylglycinamidine cyclo-ligase has translation MAAPASPDKSNGITYADAGVDIDAGNALVKLIAPMAKATRRAGADSDLGGFGGLFDLKAAGFTDPILVAANDGVGTKLRLAIDTGILDTVGIDLVAMCVNDLIVQGAEPLFFLDYFATGHLDVAAAAQVVSGIAEGCSQSGCALIGGETAEMPGMYQGDDFDLAGFAVGAAERGTLLPRQDIAAGDIILGFASSGLHSNGFSLVRKLIADAGAKLDAPAPFDTNAATLGEALLTPTRLYVTPLLEPIRDGRIKALAHITGGGFSENIPRVLPKTLAADIDYTSWELPPVFRWLQGLGGMTDAELHRTFNCGIGMVAVVSPGDDADAVTAHLSGLGIDTRAIGTIQDA, from the coding sequence ATGGCGGCACCCGCTTCACCGGACAAATCCAACGGCATCACCTATGCGGATGCGGGCGTGGACATCGATGCGGGCAATGCCCTGGTGAAGCTGATCGCGCCCATGGCCAAGGCGACACGCCGGGCGGGCGCGGACAGCGATCTCGGCGGCTTCGGCGGGCTGTTTGACCTGAAGGCCGCGGGCTTCACCGACCCCATCCTGGTGGCGGCCAATGACGGGGTGGGCACCAAGCTGCGGCTGGCGATCGACACGGGCATTCTGGACACTGTCGGCATCGACCTTGTGGCCATGTGCGTGAACGACCTCATCGTGCAGGGGGCCGAGCCGCTGTTCTTCCTCGATTACTTCGCCACGGGGCACCTCGACGTGGCAGCCGCGGCGCAGGTTGTCTCCGGCATCGCGGAGGGCTGTTCGCAGTCGGGCTGCGCGCTGATCGGCGGGGAAACCGCCGAGATGCCGGGCATGTATCAGGGCGATGATTTCGATCTCGCGGGCTTTGCCGTGGGCGCGGCCGAGCGGGGGACGCTGCTGCCGCGGCAGGATATCGCTGCCGGTGACATCATCCTGGGGTTTGCGTCCTCGGGCCTTCACTCGAACGGCTTTTCGCTGGTGCGCAAGCTGATTGCCGATGCGGGCGCCAAGCTGGATGCGCCTGCGCCGTTTGACACCAACGCTGCGACGCTGGGCGAGGCGCTGCTGACGCCGACGCGGCTTTATGTGACGCCGCTGCTGGAGCCGATCCGCGACGGGCGCATCAAGGCGCTGGCGCATATCACGGGCGGCGGCTTCTCTGAGAACATTCCCCGCGTGCTGCCGAAGACGCTGGCCGCCGACATTGACTATACGAGTTGGGAGCTGCCGCCGGTGTTCCGCTGGCTGCAGGGGCTGGGCGGCATGACGGATGCGGAACTGCACCGCACGTTTAATTGCGGCATCGGCATGGTGGCCGTGGTGTCACCGGGGGATGACGCGGACGCCGTGACGGCGCATCTGTCGGGCCTGGGGATCGACACGCGGGCCATCGGGACGATCCAAGACGCATGA
- the purN gene encoding phosphoribosylglycinamide formyltransferase yields MKIAILISGRGSNMQRLIDAVAAPDFPAEIVCVISNRPKAKGLAIAAEAGIPTKIIDHTVFDSRAAFDAALGDALEAAGAELVCYAGFMRILTDEFAAKWEGRMVNIHPSLLPAFKGLNVQQQALDAGVTISGCTVHYITPALDSGPIIAQAAVPVLPGDDADTLSARILKAEHQLYPQAVRMIVTGEVRFEDGRVVTAEGATPQRFLFQG; encoded by the coding sequence ATGAAGATCGCCATCCTGATTTCAGGCCGCGGCAGCAACATGCAGCGGCTGATCGATGCCGTTGCGGCACCGGATTTCCCGGCCGAGATCGTGTGCGTGATTTCCAACCGGCCGAAGGCCAAGGGTCTTGCGATCGCCGCCGAGGCGGGCATTCCCACGAAGATCATCGACCACACAGTGTTCGACAGCCGGGCCGCATTTGATGCGGCGCTAGGGGACGCGCTGGAGGCCGCGGGCGCCGAGCTTGTCTGCTATGCGGGCTTCATGCGCATCCTGACCGATGAGTTCGCCGCCAAATGGGAAGGCCGGATGGTGAATATCCACCCGTCCCTCCTGCCCGCCTTCAAGGGGCTGAATGTGCAGCAGCAGGCGCTGGATGCGGGCGTGACCATTTCCGGCTGCACGGTGCATTACATAACCCCGGCGCTGGACAGTGGGCCGATCATCGCCCAGGCGGCGGTGCCGGTGCTGCCGGGGGATGACGCGGACACGCTGTCAGCACGCATCCTGAAAGCCGAGCACCAGCTCTATCCACAAGCGGTGCGGATGATCGTCACCGGCGAGGTGCGCTTTGAGGACGGTCGGGTAGTGACGGCAGAAGGCGCGACGCCACAGCGGTTTCTGTTTCAGGGCTGA
- a CDS encoding SDR family oxidoreductase, with product MKSVAVIGATSQISKFILPRLAENGHRVLPIARSASTAHGFATYASTPGTDGRRLPPSPVDTLISTAPITITDDLCRLVDTLRPGHVIVVSSMSRISKENAPNAADRAFAAELARCEDIVQNKAAAAGAAWTILRPTMIYGAGQDRNVSFIADVIKRVGFFPIVAGAHGLRQPVHAEDLAAACVAAISQPGALNRAFEIGGGSVLTYAEFVRSIFHSLDRSPRLLPLPLGVFQAAVMLGRLVPSLAFVTPGMVARMSDDLIADNTDLGVILEVHPRLFAPDGSN from the coding sequence ATGAAATCAGTGGCCGTCATCGGTGCTACCAGCCAGATTTCCAAGTTTATCCTGCCCCGTCTTGCAGAGAACGGGCATCGGGTACTTCCGATTGCGCGCAGTGCCTCAACCGCCCATGGCTTCGCAACCTACGCCTCGACACCCGGCACGGACGGACGCCGCCTGCCACCTTCGCCTGTTGATACCCTGATTTCGACGGCCCCCATCACAATCACCGACGACCTTTGCCGACTCGTAGACACGTTGCGCCCCGGTCACGTGATTGTCGTGAGCAGCATGAGCCGGATCAGCAAGGAAAATGCCCCAAATGCGGCTGACCGTGCATTCGCAGCCGAGCTCGCGCGCTGCGAGGACATTGTCCAGAACAAAGCCGCGGCGGCAGGAGCAGCCTGGACGATCTTGCGGCCCACTATGATCTATGGCGCTGGACAGGACAGAAACGTCTCTTTCATCGCCGATGTCATTAAACGGGTGGGATTTTTTCCAATCGTTGCTGGCGCCCATGGCCTCCGCCAGCCGGTTCACGCAGAAGACCTGGCTGCGGCCTGCGTGGCAGCAATCAGCCAACCGGGGGCGTTGAACAGGGCTTTTGAGATCGGAGGCGGATCGGTCCTCACCTATGCGGAATTCGTGCGGTCGATTTTCCACAGTCTGGACCGCTCCCCCCGGCTCTTGCCGCTGCCACTTGGCGTGTTTCAGGCCGCTGTCATGCTGGGCCGCCTTGTGCCGTCACTTGCCTTTGTCACACCGGGAATGGTTGCCCGTATGTCCGACGACCTGATCGCTGACAACACAGACCTTGGGGTCATTCTCGAGGTTCATCCTCGCCTTTTCGCGCCTGACGGGTCTAACTGA
- the ndk gene encoding nucleoside-diphosphate kinase encodes MALERTFSIVKPDATKRNITGKVIDRLESAGLRVIASKRIHMTKEQAEGFYAVHKERPFFGELVSFMTSGPVIVQVLEGENAIAKNREVMGATNPADAAPGTIRADFAESIEANSVHGSDAPETAAEEIKFFFSDDEIVG; translated from the coding sequence ATGGCCCTCGAGCGCACCTTCTCCATCGTCAAGCCCGACGCCACCAAGCGCAACATCACCGGCAAGGTCATCGACCGTCTGGAATCCGCCGGCCTGCGCGTCATCGCTTCCAAGCGCATCCACATGACCAAGGAGCAGGCCGAAGGCTTCTACGCGGTCCATAAGGAGCGCCCCTTCTTCGGTGAACTGGTGTCCTTCATGACCTCCGGCCCGGTCATCGTGCAGGTGCTGGAAGGCGAAAACGCCATCGCCAAGAACCGCGAAGTTATGGGTGCCACCAACCCGGCCGACGCCGCCCCCGGCACCATCCGCGCCGATTTCGCCGAGAGCATCGAAGCCAATTCCGTGCACGGCTCCGACGCCCCGGAAACCGCAGCCGAAGAGATCAAGTTCTTCTTCTCCGACGACGAAATCGTCGGCTGA
- a CDS encoding ABC-F family ATP-binding cassette domain-containing protein, with translation MLQINDITYRIGDRVLLQGATAGVPEGKHVGVVGRNGVGKSTLFSLIRNEIPSETGSISVPKNWRIGGVEQEAPATDISLLETVLAADTERLALLTEAETATDPHRIADIHTRLADIDAHSAPARAASILAGLGFDEADQARPTKDFSGGWRMRVALAALLFTQPDLLLLDEPTNYLDLEGTIWLVDFLRKYPRTLLIVSHDRDLLDQVATGILHLEHQRLSFYSGNFARFQKLKAEQAEHDIALRKKLDAKRKHMSAFVERFRAKASKARQAQSRMKALSKLELPTVLADEQSAPISLQGPEDLLPPPIITMEDASVGYDEKAILSRMTLRIDQDDRIALLGANGNGKSTFAKLITARLKQMDGKVRRSPKLRIGYFAQHQVDELPEGLTPYQTMRQRMEKFGEVTDAQVRTRVGAIGFSGKRADVKVRDLSGGEKARLLLALATFDKPHMLVLDEPTNHLDMQGRDQLVDAINNYPGAVILISHDQHLIDSCADRLWLVHGGRVEAFDGDMDDYRRLLLSQRGRPGAQSDDRPAVKASAPDRAPAPTAEDEARGKAARKEAAKARASIAPLKKKADAAEMKIIEIEEKITKLDAVLADGSLFERDPAKADLIARARGELGTQLEKAEAAWEACHVAYEDAVEKAGLAAEDA, from the coding sequence ATGCTGCAAATCAACGATATTACCTACCGGATCGGTGACCGGGTGCTGCTGCAGGGTGCCACCGCAGGCGTGCCCGAGGGCAAGCATGTGGGCGTGGTGGGCCGCAACGGGGTCGGCAAGTCGACCCTGTTCAGTCTGATCCGCAACGAGATCCCGTCTGAGACGGGCTCGATCTCGGTGCCGAAGAACTGGCGTATCGGCGGGGTGGAGCAGGAAGCGCCGGCGACGGATATCAGCCTCTTGGAAACCGTGCTGGCGGCTGACACGGAGCGGCTGGCGCTTCTGACGGAGGCGGAGACCGCCACCGATCCGCACCGGATTGCGGACATTCATACGCGGCTGGCGGACATTGATGCGCACAGCGCCCCGGCGCGGGCGGCGAGCATCCTGGCGGGTCTCGGTTTCGATGAGGCGGACCAAGCGCGGCCGACAAAGGATTTTTCCGGCGGCTGGCGCATGCGCGTGGCGCTGGCGGCCCTGCTGTTTACCCAGCCGGACCTGCTGCTGCTCGATGAGCCGACCAACTATCTCGACCTCGAAGGCACGATCTGGCTGGTGGACTTCCTGCGTAAATATCCGCGCACGCTGCTGATCGTCAGCCATGACCGCGACCTGCTGGACCAGGTGGCGACGGGCATCCTGCATCTGGAGCACCAGCGGCTGTCTTTCTACTCGGGCAATTTCGCTCGCTTCCAGAAGCTGAAGGCGGAGCAGGCGGAACACGACATTGCCCTGCGCAAGAAGCTGGATGCCAAGCGCAAGCATATGAGCGCCTTCGTGGAGCGCTTCCGCGCCAAGGCGTCGAAGGCGCGGCAGGCGCAGAGCCGGATGAAGGCGCTGTCGAAGCTGGAACTGCCGACGGTGCTGGCGGACGAGCAATCGGCGCCGATCAGTCTTCAGGGTCCGGAGGACCTGCTGCCGCCGCCGATCATCACCATGGAAGATGCATCCGTCGGCTATGACGAAAAAGCCATCCTGTCGCGGATGACCCTGCGCATCGACCAGGACGACCGGATTGCGCTGCTGGGCGCCAACGGCAACGGCAAATCCACCTTCGCCAAGCTCATTACCGCGCGGCTGAAGCAGATGGACGGCAAGGTGCGGCGCTCGCCGAAGCTGCGCATCGGCTATTTCGCGCAGCACCAGGTGGACGAGCTGCCGGAGGGGCTGACGCCATATCAGACCATGCGGCAGCGGATGGAGAAGTTCGGTGAAGTGACGGATGCGCAGGTGCGTACCCGCGTCGGCGCCATCGGCTTTTCCGGCAAGCGGGCGGACGTCAAGGTGCGCGACCTGTCGGGCGGCGAGAAGGCGCGGCTGCTGCTGGCGCTTGCCACCTTCGACAAGCCGCACATGCTGGTGCTCGACGAACCGACCAACCATCTGGACATGCAGGGGCGCGACCAGCTGGTGGATGCGATCAACAATTATCCGGGCGCGGTCATCCTGATCAGCCATGACCAGCACCTGATCGATTCCTGCGCCGACCGGCTGTGGCTGGTGCATGGGGGCCGGGTCGAGGCCTTTGACGGGGACATGGATGATTACCGCCGCCTGCTGCTGAGCCAGCGCGGCCGCCCCGGCGCGCAAAGCGACGACCGCCCGGCTGTGAAAGCCTCTGCCCCCGACCGTGCCCCTGCCCCGACCGCCGAGGACGAGGCGCGCGGCAAGGCGGCGCGCAAGGAAGCGGCCAAGGCACGGGCCTCCATCGCGCCGCTGAAAAAGAAGGCGGATGCCGCGGAGATGAAAATCATCGAGATCGAGGAAAAGATCACCAAGCTGGATGCTGTGCTGGCCGATGGCAGCCTGTTCGAGCGCGATCCCGCCAAGGCCGACCTCATCGCCCGCGCGCGCGGCGAACTCGGCACCCAGCTCGAAAAG